The genomic stretch TGATCGAGGTCGATGGCGAAACTCATGGCCACACCCAGGAAGCCGACGCGCTCCGCGATGAGTTCCTGCGCTACGAGGGCTATGCCGTGCTGCGCTTCTCCAATGATGACGTAGTGCAGAACGAGGATGGGGTGTTCACTGTCCTGAGTTCCGCGCTTGCCGGAAAGACGCCCACCCGCAACCCAAGACGACCCCCTCCCGGCCTCCCCCATGAAGGGGGAGGTGAAGAGTCGGCTTCGCCGCAATCCGCTCAAACTCAGCAGTAGTGATAATGCCCATCAAATTCGCCGCCATCGGCCTCAACCATTCCCATATCTACGGCCAGGTGAACTGCCTGCTGCGCGAGGGCGCCGAGCTTGTCGCCTTTCATTCGCCCGAGGATGATCTCGCCGCCGAGTTCAGCGCCAAGTACCCGCAGGCGAAGCGGGTCGCCGACCAGCGGGCCATCCTCGAAGACCCCACAATCGCACTGGTGATGACCGCCGCCATCCTCTCCGAGCGCGCCGCCATCTCGATTGCGGCGATGCGGCATGGCAAGGACGTGATGAGCGACAAGCCGGGGATGACCAGCCTCGAGCAGCTGGCCGAGATCAAGCGGGTGCAGGCCGAGACCGGCCGCATCTATTCGGTCTGCTATTCCGAGCATTTCGAGACCCGCTCCACCGTCAGGGCCGGCGAGCTGGTCAAGGCCGGGGCCATCGGCCAGGTGATCAACACCGTCGGGCTCGGGCCGCATGCCATCCGCAACAACCAGCGGCCGGAGTGGTTCTTCGATCGCCAGCTCTATGGCGGCATCCTCTGCGATATCGGCAGCCACCAGTGCGAGCAGTTCCTGTTCTTTTCCGGCACCGACACTGATGCCGAAGTGGTGTCGGCCTCGGTGAACAACCGCGCCAATCCCAATAGACCCGGGCTGCAGGATGTCGGCGACATGCACCTCAGAACACCCACGACCACCGGCTACGTGCGGGTGGATTGGTTCACCCCAGCGGGGCTCCCCACCTGGGGCGACGGGCGGCTCACCATCCTCGGCACCGAGGGCTATATCGAGCTCCGCAAATATATCGACATCGCCGGGCGGCCGGGCACCGATCACCTGTTCCTCGTCGACAAGACCGGCACCCGGCACATCGATTGCTCGGACCAGGACC from Devosia sp. A16 encodes the following:
- a CDS encoding endonuclease domain-containing protein yields the protein MSTRRERELRVNPTVPERRMWRLLHTFRSAGHHFRRQEQIGPYYVDFACHAARLVIEVDGETHGHTQEADALRDEFLRYEGYAVLRFSNDDVVQNEDGVFTVLSSALAGKTPTRNPRRPPPGLPHEGGGEESASPQSAQTQQ
- a CDS encoding Gfo/Idh/MocA family protein — translated: MMPIKFAAIGLNHSHIYGQVNCLLREGAELVAFHSPEDDLAAEFSAKYPQAKRVADQRAILEDPTIALVMTAAILSERAAISIAAMRHGKDVMSDKPGMTSLEQLAEIKRVQAETGRIYSVCYSEHFETRSTVRAGELVKAGAIGQVINTVGLGPHAIRNNQRPEWFFDRQLYGGILCDIGSHQCEQFLFFSGTDTDAEVVSASVNNRANPNRPGLQDVGDMHLRTPTTTGYVRVDWFTPAGLPTWGDGRLTILGTEGYIELRKYIDIAGRPGTDHLFLVDKTGTRHIDCSDQDLPYGRQLIADVLNRTETAMPQVRAFKAMELALTAQKLAEVGTVWQQ